The Arachis duranensis cultivar V14167 chromosome 2, aradu.V14167.gnm2.J7QH, whole genome shotgun sequence genome has a window encoding:
- the LOC107476192 gene encoding putative pentatricopeptide repeat-containing protein At3g11460, mitochondrial: MSILIHQQKQNPKFLDQTTTQPWNSRLAELAKQHQYPQALSLYRHMLRSSFFPNTFTFPFLLKSCALLSIPITGSQLHAHVIRTGCHPDPYTRTSLITMYSKCHLPNNARKVFDENPHWENPTICFNAMISGYSFNSRIFNAVLLFRRMREMGLNANSVTMLGLVSGCVVPGHLSVGVYLHGLGVRLGFDGDLTVGNCLITMYVKCGEVENACRVFDGMPARDLISWNAMISGYAQNGHARRVLELYREMKLSKVTPDPVTLLGVLSSCANLGAQGIGREVEREIGVLGFSSNPFLTNALINMYARCGNLARSHAVFDSMAEKSVISWTAIIGGYGIHGHGEVAVDLFNEMVESGIRPDETVFVSVLSACSHAGLTDKGLEYFDAMETKYGLRQGPEHYSCVVDLLGRAGRLKEAMDLIKSMKVKPDGAVWGALLGACKIHKNVELAELAFQHVIELEPTNIGYYVLLSNIYSDVENLEGVLKVRVMMRGRKLRKEPGYSYVEYKGKVHLFYSGDRSHPQIEEIYRMLDKLENLVKXXXXIGTGVHSEKLAIAFALLHTKSGTEITVMKNLRVCVDCHLFIKLVSKIVNRQFVVRDATRFHHFRDGACSCKDYW; encoded by the coding sequence ATGAGCATCCTCATCCACCAACAAAAACAGAACCCTAAATTTCTCGATCAAACCACAACACAACCATGGAACTCTCGTTTAGCAGAGTTAGCAAAACAACACCAATACCCACAAGCACTCTCTCTCTACCGCCACATGCTTCGTTCTTCCTTCTTCCCCAACACATTCACCTTCccttttctcctcaaatcctGTGCCCTTCTTTCAATACCCATCACCGGTTCCCAGCTCCATGCTCATGTCATTCGAACCGGGTGTCACCCTGACCCATATACCCGAACTTCCCTCATCACTATGTACTCTAAATGCCATCTTCCCAATAATGCACGAAAGGTGTTTGATGAAAATCCCCACTGGGAAAACCCCACCATTTGTTTCAATGCAATGATATCTGGGTATTCCTTCAATTCAAGGATCTTTAATGCTGTCTTGTTGTTTAGGAGGATGAGAGAAATGGGGCTGAATGCGAACTCGGTTACCATGTTGGGTTTGGTCTCTGGGTGTGTTGTTCCAGGTCACTTAAGTGTTGGTGTTTATCTTCATGGTCTTGGTGTTAGGTTGGGTTTTGATGGTGATTTGACTGTGGGGAATTGTTTGATCACTATGTATGTGAAGTGCGGGGAGGTGGAGAATGCGTGCAGGGTGTTTGATGGTATGCCTGCAAGGGATTTGATCTCTTGGAATGCGATGATTTCTGGGTATGCGCAGAATGGGCATGCTAGGCGTGTTTTGGAGCTTTATCGTGAGATGAAGTTGAGTAAGGTGACTCCTGATCCTGTTACCCTTCTTGGGGTCTTGTCATCGTGTGCTAACCTTGGTGCGCAAGGAATTGGTCGCGAAGTGGAGAGGGAGATTGGGGTATTGGGGTTCAGTTCTAATCCATTTTTGACGAATGCACTAATCAACATGTATGCTAGGTGTGGGAATTTGGCACGCTCACATGCGGTCTTCGATTCTATGGCTGAGAAGAGCGTTATTTCTTGGACGGCTATAATTGGCGGGTATGGGATCCACGGACATGGCGAGGTTGCTGTTGATTTATTCAATGAGATGGTTGAGTCTGGCATCAGACCAGATGAGACTGTTTTTGTGAGTGTTCTCTCTGCATGTAGTCATGCAGGTTTGACTGATAAGGGCTTGGAATATTTTGATGCAATGGAGACGAAGTACGGTTTGCGGCAGGGTCCTGAACACTACTCTTGTGTGGTGGATCTTTTAGGCCGAGCAGGTAGACTGAAAGAAGCTATGGATCTCATAAAGTCAATGAAAGTTAAACCTGATGGTGCTGTTTGGGGAGCCCTTCTCGGCGCATGCAAGATTCATAAGAATGTTGAGCTAGCAGAATTGGCCTTTCAACATGTCATTGAACTTGAACCAACAAACATCGGTTACTATGTTCTGTTGTCAAATATATACTCTGATGTTGAGAACTTAGAGGGGGTTCTGAAAGTTCGAGTAATGATGAGGGGGCGAAAGCTTAGAAAGGAGCCAGGATACAGTTATGTAGAATATAAAGGAAAAGTGCACCTTTTTTACTCAGGAGATAGAAGTCATCCTCAAATTGAAGAAATATATAGAATGTTGGATAAATTGGAGAATCTTGTGAAGGNNNNNNNNNTAATTGGCACAGGGGTGCACAGCGAAAAACTGGCAATTGCGTTCGCTCTCTTGCACACCAAGTCCGGGACTGAGATTACTGTGATGAAAAACCTTAGGGTTTGTGTAGATTGTCACTTGTTCATTAAGCTGGTTAGCAAGATTGTCAATCGCCAATTTGTTGTTAGAGATGCCACTCGTTTTCATCATTTCAGAGATGGGGCGTGTTCTTGCAAGGACTACTGGTAA
- the LOC110277486 gene encoding uncharacterized protein LOC110277486 — MADSDQTFPAADVAAELNLGSNTKVQVDPVSSEVAAAKEQAEAEEKRKERKKKEALHTLKSAIIISGIVVAVAGAAIVITKKLKEK, encoded by the exons atggcaGACTCAGACCAAACATTTCCAGCTGCAGATGTTGCTGCTGAATTGAATCTTGGGAGTAACACCAAGGTTCAAGTTGATCCTGTTTCATCTGAGGTGGCTGCTGCCAAG GAACAAGCTGAggcagaagagaagagaaaggaaaggaaaaagaaggaaGCATTGCATACACTTAAATCAGCAATTATAATCTCAGGCATAGTTGTGGCTGTGGCAGGAGCTGCAATTGTCATAACCAAAAAGTTAAAAGAGAAATGA
- the LOC107476193 gene encoding uncharacterized protein LOC107476193: MSSLLDKARLMMNIHCLGRNLVTASSSLHHVQLPGQKEAHFWYVLPDEIKDTNLLNQYFEILSPSEKENVFRMSGERLKKRAILARALVRTTLARYQTNCQIDPKALRFKKNSYGKPEVDWQYTEDWSLPQLHFNLSHTSSLIACGVTVGSPIGIDVEEKQRRLKNDVLAFARRYFSPDEIEMLTQIADPELRRLELIKLWTLKEAYVKAVGKGFSNSPFNTFTVRLGHRTKTGIHLRPPVMSKAQEITVEPPDESKNVSGNWQFVLLELDGSHYAAICIEQESTNRGKGSIPVNLKLRKTIPFVEDECILGTEKAVVISGLTTLLECE, encoded by the exons ATGAGTTCGTTGCTAGATAAAGCGCGGTTAATGATGAATATACATTGCCTTGGAAGGAACCTTGTAACTGCTTCTTCATCCTTGCATCATGTACAACTTCCGGGGCAAAA GGAAGCTCATTTTTGGTATGTTTTACCTGATGAGATAAAGGACACAAACCTACTAAACCAATATTTCGAAATTCTATCGccttctgaaaaagaaaatgtattTCGTATGAGTGGGGAACGGCTAAAGAAAAGAGCGATCCTAGCTCGTGCATTGGTTCGCACCACACTAGCAAGAT ATCAGACAAATTGTCAGATTGATCCAAAAGCTTTGAGGTTTAAGAAGAACAGTTATGGGAAGCCTGAG GTGGATTGGCAATATACTGAAGATTGGAGCCTACCACAACTTCATTTTAATCTCTCACATACTtcatctttgattgcttgtgGAGTAACTGTGGGATCTCCG ATTGGTATTGATGTGGAAGAAAAACAAAGGAGATTGAAGAATGACGTTTTGGCATTTGCAAGACGATACTTTTCTCCCGATGAAATAGAAATGCTGACTCAGATTGCAGACCCTGAACTTCGGCGTCTGGAGTTAATCAAGTTATGGACTCTGAAG GAAGCATATGTAAAAGCTGTAGGGAAGGGCTTCTCAAATTCGCCTTTTAATACTTTTACAGTTCGATTAGGACACCGTACGAAAACCGGCATCCATCTTCGACCTCCTGTGATGTCAAAG GCGCAGGAAATTACCGTCGAGCCTCCTGATGAGTCGAAGAATGTCTCAGGCAATTGGCAGTTTGTACTCCTTGAGTTAGATGGTTCACATTATGCTGCCATTTGTATAGAACAAGAAAGCACCAATAGAG GAAAAGGAAGCATTCCTGTGAATCTGAAGCTAAGGAAAACAATCCCATTTGTTGAAGATGAATGTATTTTAGGAACTGAGAAAGCTGTAGTAATTAGTGGTTTGACTACACTATTAGAGTGTGAatga